Part of the Ictalurus furcatus strain D&B chromosome 10, Billie_1.0, whole genome shotgun sequence genome, tgcatttgactgttgatgtctgcttttatttattttattattattattattattattattattattattattattattattattattgttgttgttattcttgttaacttataatttttaaatttttttctgtgcactgcttattttatgtacagcgctttgagaagctgcttttaaaagcgctttataaaataaagtttattattattattattattattattattattataaaatacttgGTTCTATCTATAGAACGGAGCCAAACACAGGTCGTGAAAAGCACACATAGgtgattaaaacatttcatttcaataaaataattttccaTCATTTTGTATTGTAGATTAAGTAATTCATCGCTTggttttgttaatttaaaacaaacaatttgaatcctgtatttatattttattatataacatttataaattattatacaatatagtttatataatacCTTTAATAGCCAATGTCAGGTTATGTTTCACATTATAATATGCATGTATTCATTAGAACATTGTGTGCACTAATGTTGTGAGATTGCAGCACTTTAGATAAGTATAGATacgtatactgtatgtgtgcatagTGCTGTGCAAGATATTATACATGAAAATTAAATAGCACTTTTAAATCTGTTCACAAAACTTGATTAACAaaagtttaatgtttaatgcatTAGAATTTATAGATACTATACAGAGCCTGTATTATAGTGCATTACAACATGCATGTACAATGTTTTTATGAAAGTACATTATAATGCTTTAGCTGTCATTTTACATCATGATGAAGAATCACTTCATTCCTAAACACATGGTGACAGCAAGGAAGTCTGTAGTACTGTGCAAACATGAATTGGCTAAAACAATAAGAAACAGTAGCTGCATTTTGCCTGTGCATATGATCTGGATGGTCAGTAAAAGTAGAGCATGTTTGAAACCAGGATCTATACTGCATGTGTAAAGGGGTCAATAGCAGATAATGCTGCTGTTTGCTGATGGGTGCAGATGAAAGTTCAGGGTTTGCTGTGTGACAGCAGAGTTGAACACGcatctctgtcctctctctctctctctctctctctctcctcaggtTCAGCTAAAGCAGATATAATGGGAAAAATACAATTCATCTCCTTGTCACTGATAAGTTTATACTTTCACAGTGCCACTACATCTCCTGAACCAAAAGGATGCCTCGACCTGAGTGTAGTGAATGCAGCAGAGGTGGCACTGGACCAAGTTAATGCAGCCAGAAAGGAAGGTTACATCTTCTCTCTGAACAGAGTGTATGATGTCCTGCAAGATGCAAAGGTGAGTAGTTTCTGCCTAATTTCCTTTTATTCTtttagtcaagtcaagtggcttcattgacatttcaaccatatacagctgggaCAGTacacaacgttcctccaggaccatggtgctacactacataaaacaacacagagcTACCTACActggactacataaagtgctaCAAAGGACTGCAAACATGTGCAAACAGCACAAGTCAGTACAATAATTTCTAACACAGGGCAACAGGCAGAGTAAAGGACAGCACAGCTCTGAGCAGTACTTGTATGGAATAAAGTGCAAAaagatattacaatataataataaatgctgtCAATGTATACATAACATAGTAGTTAGCAGCAAAAAATGCAGATGTTTGATGCAGTATTTTGTTTACGATGTTTTTCACGGTAATCAAGTGATATCTAAGGGGGGAAAACATAACagcacatgctgttatagggaaataatcaatatCGGGGTGGTGTAATGTGGCTTAAGAAGAAGCATGTCACAAAGTGTTTGgttcctcttctaccacagcaatttgtcctCAGTGACAGTAATTAAATACACAATTGCTCTTTTCACCTATgatatagcagctacaaacaatCTGTTGAAGTCACAGTccctgaagactctcccatggAGGAACACATACTAACAGTTACAAATTTCAGGCACTGGaaactctttccataaatgctaaataaatgtgtcCTTACAAAAAGCTTCactatatcaatgattacacaagttccttttttaaataactatGTTTTAATCCAATTGTTAGTATTATGTAGCACATTCACCAAGAATGAGCTGTTATCGTTTTAAATACTGTCAGCACTACTATTAGAGCCGTGCaattatagaaaaataacaacacgttctgaccaatcagaatccaaaattcaacagcactgtggtataaaaccaGATCATATGTTTGTAACTTACCAGTAACATTccaattaaatgttttgttcaaAGGAGGAAGGGGAGAGCCTTTTACGACTGACGATAGATGTACTGGAGACAAAATGTCATGTGATCAGCAAAAGAAAATGGAAGTCATGTGAAATCAAGGCTATCGGAGATGTTCCAGTAAGTCCTCATACCACTTTTTATGTCAGCATATTAATATATTGAACTGTGCTATATTATGGACTAGCCATGCACAGGACCTTATCAAATAAGGTGTAGTGGGAAAACATGATATATGTCAACTTACAAATGCTTTAGGTCTTCGGAAAGTGTGATGTATCTGTCTTCATTCAGACCAACATTACTTTACATAACTTTAGTTGCACCATCCAGCAAGGTAAGCTAGGTTTCAGTTACTGTGTCTATATTTTAACCTCAAAAGTTACTttgattaaacaaacaaaaaaatgcccTCAtttccagttcctgctgctgccaTCATTGACACGTGTCCAGATTGTCCAACAACAGAGAGCCTGGACGATCCAATCGTAGTCGAGACAGCCAATCTTTCTCTTGAAAAATTTAATCAAGAGACAAACATGTCTAATTACTTTGTTCTTCTAAATATAACTGGGGCAAGCATGCAGGTATGTTTTATTCACCTCCTGTCAAATTTCAGCATCAAAAACTTGATTCTCATGATGACTTTTCTTCACTAGTGGGTTGTTGGTCCATCCTACTTTGTTGAGTTCATCATACAGGAAACAGACTGTGCCAAAAAAGTGACTGATGTAGACTGGACTCAGTGCCAGCCAAAGAATGGGACACATGTAAGGAACACAATTAAAAATTGCTATGAGTGcctataaataatacatattcacttatcttgcctttttttttttttttttttaaataaagatgaatggCTTCTGTACAGGATCACATATTACGTTTGATGATGACCCTGAAGTGATGCTCTCCAAAGAGGCCAGCTGGATCAGTGGAACACACACTACTATTGAAGAAGCTAAGAAAAAACTTTCTACCAGTGTCAGCTGTTCACTTTATCAAGAAATGGTAGGTGTTCATCTGGTAtcagtgattaatgtgaggaGTGAAACACGAcatggtgtgctgttataggataaTAATCCATGACAAGGTGGTGTAATGCAGCCTGATGTGAAGttgagtattttcctataacagcacatcccaaagggtttcattccaattcatcatgctttttattgatttatatatagttatgtttaacTTTGTGGATCTTCCGTGAgtcaagttagttcctgttatagtAGTTATAACACAGTGATTCTTTTACCTTACCAAGAAACCAAGTCTTCTCTCCTGAGACATTACAGtgatggaaaacttactgactgttacaaactgCTTTcctaaaatgttcaataaacatctTAAAACCGAAAGCTTTGCTTCAAGATAGCTTCATCAAGCAGACGTTTTTCTTTATGTAAGAACATCATTTTGTGGCAAGTCTACCATACAAGTCTCTGAATGAGAAACAATAATGGATTAGaatgaacacattaatataaacctctcaTTTGAATTACAGGCAGAGCTATTttcagagctgtgctgttagagaaatttaatcaacgccttctgaccaatcagatttgggaATTCCAAAACACTCTGGTGTAATAAGATTAAATTCCAGCTTTAAAGAGAGAGTGATGAAGTAACTGTGTTTTTTTGGTGTCATGCAGCTCGATAATGAACCAGAGAACAGCAACAGGACAATCAAAAACCCTTCAACCATCCAAACTCCATCTGGGTCTGTGCTGATTCTGCCTCCTACACCCATCCCAGTGTCCCCCAGAATACCAGCAGCTGCTCCTAACTGCCCTGGAGAAAGGAGGCACAACCTTGGACTAGAGTCAGTGaaactataaataaaagatcTTATACCAAAGGTCACTCCACACTATAAAACGTTCCACTTCTGCCATACAACGCTATATTTTCcggaaaagaaaataatagcaGGTACAGCAATTCTGCATATCTACATCCATGAATCCGAGGTAGATGGATGAAGTCAAAAGTGATTTGAGCATCACCATAGCAATAGGCTAATTAATAGATGACTAAATAAAGTCATATCCCTTAGAACTGAATGGAGCTCTTGTCcccagcaaaacaaaacaaaaacagtgtcTCGTGATTTTGATGACTTGAACACCTTTGGTCACAAGGGGTTATGATGCAATAATTCCTTTTGATATGAATCTTTATTCCTACTCCTGGAGGtaaaaaatgaattgaaatctAGGAGAGCATTATTGTATATAAAACACCAAGGTAACAGCATCAGGATACAACAGTACAGTTCCTTTCAAATACAGGTGTAGAAAAGAAATGCAGCCTGCAATAAAACAAATTGTAAAAGTATGTTGCCTTGTGTTATAACGGTTCTGTCGTTTCCCgctatattatattgtattgtagatgtatccatccattttctataccgcttatcttaccCAGGGTCaaagggagcctggagtctatatCAGGGCaatcggggcacaaggcaggggacaccttggacatggtaccaacccatcgcagggcacaaatgcacacatattcacatactacaggcaatttggaaatgccaatcagcctacagtgcacaTCTTTCAAATGACACCAGCCCCACTCATTATGTTTCAATTGATCATATTTAGTTCCCAGGACAGAGAATGTGTTTATTAAATTGATCAGATTTGAAACTCTATTGTTTCAGATCAAACATGTTGGAACAGAGCAGATTCATTGTGCACATTGAGCTAGATCAGATGTGCTCTCATACCATGGGGTCAAAATGCTTAGGAACAGGAACCCTGGTCTtaacgactttttttttttttttgcaatgtttagataaaatataaagaaatgcatATAATCCTAAATTAAATGAAGTTTCTCAGtgacatataaagaaatcaaacTTTCCTTACtttgtaaacatatttatttgacttTCTCCTTTCTTGTCGTTAATTGTAGACAGGTCAAGCAGTAAGGTTGGTGGCAGTCAGACAAGAGAGCAGCTTTCCAGCAGATTATTGATAATTATGTtggactagtggctagcatgtgGCACTCACACCACCTCGGcctgggtttgattcctgctcAGGGCACCAACCCCAGCCACTAGAGGTCTGCAGGAGCCAGTGCATTCTCAGTGCCGCTCCCAAACCTGGACATGGGGAGGGTTACATCAGAAGGGCACCTGGCATAAAACTTGTGGCCGAACCAAAATATGAGGACAGTTGATTCTCTGTGGTGACCCTGAACGGGAGCACCAATGGGTGAATGTACAACAGAGGTCGGGAACCTTTTCAGCTGGCAGAGCCATTAAAGCcaaaaacattataatttttttctttaaagagccaGAGAAAAGTCAACatatttttgatgtttttatatatggcttcttcttattcttattcttactGCATTATTATAAAAAGTGGTAACCATTtgatgtccaaagtgtccgtagtatatgagtgggtgtgtgaatgtgtatgtgattgtgccctgcgatggattggcaccctgtccagggtgtaccccgccttgtgcccgatgctccctgggataggcttcaggttccccgtgaccctgaaaaggattaagcggtgtagaaaatggaatggaatggtAACCATTTGGCAGTTTGCGTGTTCTTGATCTAGCAGCCTGCACTTCACCtaataggcctgtaggtggcacttgGGTGTCATTTaacccagtggttttcaaaatgTGGGCCGCCAGGgagcgcccggggggcctcaacaatttggtgtgaaaaataaagaaatgtatgttttctctttctcactctccagacacacacacacacacacacacacacacacacacacacaatcaattcctaatgtaatgtaaagatgtaagatgtaattattaataaaaaaaagggggggatatattcaaaagtctgtatttttaatgtgttttaaagacatcttgcaaaaggggggcctcgatcaaattttaatgccatttggggggccttgccctggaaaagtttgggaaccattGATTTAACCAACTATGATAGTTTCAAATGGCAAATCAATACAAGATGCAGCAGGTAAGTAAGAGTAAATTGTACACTACTTACCATTAATGCGACttctaaatatgcaaatttgtcTGTTC contains:
- the LOC128613361 gene encoding fetuin-B, which encodes MGKIQFISLSLISLYFHSATTSPEPKGCLDLSVVNAAEVALDQVNAARKEGYIFSLNRVYDVLQDAKEEGESLLRLTIDVLETKCHVISKRKWKSCEIKAIGDVPVFGKCDVSVFIQTNITLHNFSCTIQQVPAAAIIDTCPDCPTTESLDDPIVVETANLSLEKFNQETNMSNYFVLLNITGASMQWVVGPSYFVEFIIQETDCAKKVTDVDWTQCQPKNGTHMNGFCTGSHITFDDDPEVMLSKEASWISGTHTTIEEAKKKLSTSVSCSLYQEMLDNEPENSNRTIKNPSTIQTPSGSVLILPPTPIPVSPRIPAAAPNCPGERRHNLGLESVKL